A DNA window from Deinococcus ruber contains the following coding sequences:
- a CDS encoding alpha/beta fold hydrolase has product MLRVNGAQIHYVSVGNGTPMLLLHGYPLSGELFARNRDILAAAGYRVITIDHRGYGQSTAPTDAPGDLQTYAADALGVMDQLNLPKAIIGGMSMGGPIAFEMWRTAPQRFTGLILIDTLANPAGVVEQHLWKGMAQKASTFGSQSLAPELLKDMLTGQTRLNHPADATVLTGIVKQAHVAADVAGAMVLATRPDSVPTLKTITVPTLILEGVEDTVYPPEFSLKMMQNIPGSQLVLIPGAAHAAIFEKAAAANKAIMDWGRANSFR; this is encoded by the coding sequence ATGCTCCGTGTCAACGGTGCACAGATTCATTATGTCAGCGTGGGCAACGGTACCCCCATGCTGCTGCTGCACGGCTATCCGCTGAGCGGCGAACTGTTTGCTCGCAACCGCGACATTCTGGCTGCCGCCGGCTACCGTGTGATTACCATCGACCACCGTGGCTATGGTCAGAGCACCGCACCCACCGACGCGCCCGGCGACCTCCAAACGTATGCTGCAGACGCCCTGGGCGTCATGGATCAACTCAATCTTCCCAAGGCCATCATCGGCGGCATGAGCATGGGTGGCCCAATTGCCTTCGAGATGTGGCGCACCGCCCCCCAGCGCTTCACCGGCCTGATCCTGATCGACACGCTCGCCAACCCGGCCGGCGTCGTCGAGCAGCACCTCTGGAAGGGCATGGCGCAGAAAGCCAGCACCTTCGGTTCACAATCACTAGCGCCCGAGCTGCTCAAAGACATGCTCACCGGTCAGACGCGCCTGAACCACCCAGCGGACGCCACGGTCCTGACCGGGATCGTCAAGCAGGCACATGTGGCCGCCGACGTGGCCGGAGCCATGGTACTGGCCACACGCCCTGACTCGGTCCCGACCCTCAAAACGATTACGGTCCCTACCCTCATTCTTGAAGGCGTCGAGGACACCGTCTACCCACCGGAATTCAGTCTGAAGATGATGCAGAACATTCCAGGCAGTCAGCTGGTCCTGATCCCAGGCGCAGCGCACGCGGCCATTTTCGAGAAGGCGGCGGCAGCGAATAAAGCCATCATGGATTGGGGCCGGGCTAACAGCTTTCGGTAA
- a CDS encoding TetR/AcrR family transcriptional regulator → MDEHAPSRRLQIIRAALQRYRTHTVSGTTLRDVAQAAGLPLGNLYYYVRSRDDLVLEVLDECERELQQFLARLAPLTPLKWLSAYFDWLLSDPDQATALGCPFGTLPGELRALGHPAADRAAQIVRQYRDAVSKQTQAAGIPTEVFMAVQGTYTVARILNDPALFKQEIQRIRDAALPGSSRDNAGETRRAGMSTCQNCEEPPLHTEASAM, encoded by the coding sequence ATGGACGAGCACGCCCCCAGCCGACGCCTGCAGATCATCCGTGCCGCGCTGCAACGCTACCGGACGCACACGGTGTCCGGTACCACCCTCCGCGACGTTGCGCAGGCCGCTGGGCTGCCGCTGGGAAACCTGTATTACTACGTCAGATCCCGTGACGACCTGGTACTGGAGGTGCTCGACGAATGTGAACGGGAACTGCAGCAGTTCTTGGCCCGCCTGGCACCGTTGACGCCGCTGAAATGGTTGAGTGCGTATTTCGACTGGCTGCTGAGCGATCCAGACCAGGCCACCGCGCTTGGCTGCCCGTTTGGAACCCTGCCTGGTGAGTTGAGAGCCTTGGGGCACCCAGCGGCGGATCGAGCCGCACAGATCGTCAGACAATACCGAGATGCTGTCAGTAAGCAGACGCAGGCGGCGGGCATCCCCACGGAGGTGTTCATGGCTGTACAGGGAACGTATACCGTCGCGCGCATTCTGAATGACCCGGCGCTCTTCAAGCAGGAAATCCAGCGAATTCGAGACGCGGCGCTGCCGGGTTCGTCACGGGACAACGCGGGAGAGACGCGACGTGCGGGCATGTCCACCTGCCAAAACTGCGAGGAGCCGCCGCTCCATACCGAGGCGTCCGCTATGTGA
- a CDS encoding winged helix-turn-helix domain-containing protein, translated as MFLRSSGHGREFALLALLLQEPGRIYGRQEVIETLWPQGASPLASHLVDTHLANLRAKLRSAGAHRLIRTVRGYGFSVRVEGASNRLTP; from the coding sequence ATGTTTCTGCGCAGCAGCGGTCATGGGAGGGAATTTGCTTTGCTGGCGTTGTTACTGCAGGAACCGGGGCGGATCTATGGGCGTCAGGAAGTGATCGAGACGCTGTGGCCGCAAGGCGCCAGCCCGCTCGCCAGTCATCTTGTCGACACGCATCTGGCGAATTTACGGGCAAAACTCCGGTCAGCGGGTGCCCATCGCCTCATTCGAACGGTGCGGGGGTACGGGTTCAGTGTCAGGGTTGAGGGAGCTTCCAACCGACTCACGCCCTGA
- a CDS encoding DoxX family protein: MNSMKPEIAAPQERSPDVIQRRGELSWRLHLLELRMIGWWAQHGITLLRLSLGIVFLWFGVQKFFPGLSVAQELATHTISVLSFGRIHPSVSLPLLASWESLIGLGLLSGRFLRLTIVLLLAQMAGTFLPLVFFPHETFKFFPLVPTLEGQYIIKNLVLVSASLVVGATSRGGRLIHDASAAATAEKAQGLQQRFRRRFHRDPEAPRKQG, translated from the coding sequence ATGAATTCAATGAAACCAGAGATCGCCGCACCGCAGGAACGTTCTCCCGATGTGATTCAGAGACGCGGCGAATTGAGCTGGCGGCTGCATCTGTTAGAACTCCGGATGATCGGCTGGTGGGCGCAGCATGGGATTACCCTGCTGCGGCTTTCCCTGGGCATCGTGTTTCTGTGGTTCGGGGTCCAGAAGTTCTTCCCGGGTCTCAGTGTGGCGCAGGAACTGGCGACGCACACGATCTCCGTGCTGAGTTTCGGCCGGATCCATCCGAGCGTGAGCCTGCCGCTGCTCGCCAGTTGGGAAAGTCTGATCGGGTTGGGACTACTCTCAGGCCGCTTTCTGCGCTTGACCATCGTCCTGCTGTTGGCGCAGATGGCGGGCACCTTTCTGCCGCTGGTGTTCTTTCCTCACGAGACCTTCAAGTTCTTCCCGCTGGTGCCCACCCTCGAAGGACAGTACATCATCAAGAATCTTGTCTTGGTGTCTGCGTCGCTGGTGGTCGGGGCCACCAGTCGGGGCGGGCGTCTCATCCACGATGCCAGTGCCGCTGCGACAGCAGAAAAGGCGCAGGGCCTGCAGCAGCGCTTCCGTCGTCGCTTTCACCGCGATCCCGAAGCTCCGCGCAAACAGGGATGA
- a CDS encoding SAM-dependent methyltransferase, producing MRTLPRDDHVIEMEPAGTGAGGLTPSGDTHSKERDAEVIRYHYDVGNDFYALWLDARMVYSCAYFPEGTEDLDAAQTAKLEHICRKLRLQPGERLLDIGCGWGGLILYAAQHYGVLATGITLSEAQATLARERIRAAGLEARVQVQVRDYRDLAGERFDKIASVGMFEHVGRAHLQQYVAQVYTLLKPGGLFLNHGIVIAEKTVSPSPLERLAGLIWREKTFMQQYVFPDGELVYTHEVLAHAERLGFETRDIESLREHYALTLQHWVRRLEARHAAVVASVGETGYRIWRFYMSGCVWAFNTGRIGLSQMLFSKPDARGRSGLPLSRADLYRSSSDDQ from the coding sequence ATGCGAACCCTGCCGCGGGACGACCATGTCATAGAGATGGAGCCAGCGGGAACGGGTGCGGGTGGCCTGACGCCCTCGGGCGACACGCACTCGAAGGAGCGGGACGCCGAGGTGATTCGCTACCACTACGATGTCGGTAACGACTTCTACGCGTTGTGGCTCGATGCCCGGATGGTGTACTCGTGCGCCTACTTCCCGGAAGGCACCGAGGACCTCGATGCGGCCCAGACCGCCAAACTCGAACACATCTGCCGGAAGCTGAGACTTCAGCCGGGAGAACGTCTGCTCGACATCGGCTGCGGCTGGGGGGGCCTGATCCTGTATGCCGCGCAACACTACGGCGTGCTGGCGACCGGCATCACGTTGAGTGAGGCGCAGGCGACCCTGGCGCGTGAACGTATCCGCGCCGCTGGCTTAGAAGCCCGGGTGCAAGTACAGGTGCGCGATTACCGCGATCTGGCGGGCGAGCGCTTCGACAAGATCGCGTCGGTGGGCATGTTCGAACATGTGGGGCGCGCCCATCTCCAGCAGTATGTGGCGCAGGTGTATACGCTGCTCAAACCCGGTGGCCTGTTCCTGAATCACGGAATCGTGATCGCCGAGAAGACGGTGTCGCCCAGCCCGCTGGAACGGCTGGCGGGGTTGATCTGGCGGGAGAAGACCTTCATGCAGCAGTATGTATTTCCAGACGGCGAACTGGTGTACACGCACGAGGTGCTGGCGCACGCGGAGCGGCTGGGCTTTGAGACGCGCGACATCGAGAGCCTGCGGGAACACTATGCCTTGACGCTGCAGCACTGGGTGCGGCGGCTAGAGGCGCGGCATGCCGCGGTGGTCGCCAGCGTGGGCGAAACCGGCTACCGGATCTGGCGGTTCTATATGAGCGGCTGCGTGTGGGCCTTCAATACCGGGCGGATCGGCCTGAGTCAGATGTTGTTTTCCAAGCCGGATGCCCGGGGTCGTAGCGGCCTGCCGCTCAGCCGCGCTGATCTGTACCGCTCGTCTAGCGATGACCAGTGA